Proteins encoded within one genomic window of Triticum aestivum cultivar Chinese Spring chromosome 2D, IWGSC CS RefSeq v2.1, whole genome shotgun sequence:
- the LOC123050916 gene encoding ethylene receptor 2 has translation MVEPMAARAMRPFPCWLISLLLLLLLLPLPLSRAATGDFSHCGGCDDADEGSLWSTDNILQCQKVSDFLIATAYFSIPLELLYFTTCSDLFPLKWIVLQFGAFIVLCGLTHLINVFTYEPHSFHLVLALTVAKFLTALVSFATAITLLTLIPQLLRVKVRENFLRIKARELDQEVGKMKRQEEASWHVRMLTQEIRKSLDRHTILYTTMVELSKTLHLQNCAVWMPNEARTHMILTHHLREREITESHSGSIPISDPDVVEIKATRGAKVLGEGSALGTASRCNPEAGAAVAVIRMPMLRVSNFKGGTPEMMETSYAILVLVLPEDGSLGWGEQELEIVEVIADQVAVALSHAAVLEESQLMREKLAQQHRDLLQAKHEAVMATEARNSFQSAMYDGMRRPMHSVLGLVSMMQQESMNPEQRLVMDAIVKTTSVASTLMNDVMQTSTMDREHLSLVRRPFSLHSLIKEAVSVVRCLCGSKGVDFEFQVENSLPERVVGDEKRVFHIVLHMVGTLINQCRAGCLSLYVNSYNEMDERHNNQDWMLLRRANFSAGYVCVKFEIRIKKSRNSLLDVSASQISQEPNASSSEMGLSFNMCKKIVQMMNGNIWSVSDPEGLRETVMLALQFQVQHVTPVSGASSDLYRLSPIPNFNGLHVLLVDGDDTNRAVTHKLLEKLGCRVFSVSSGIQCMTSFAGGESSFQLVLLDLTMHTMDGFEVALAIRKFRSNSWPPLIVALAASSDDNVRDRCQRSGINGLLQKPVTLAALGDELYRVLQHN, from the exons ATGGTAGAGCCCATGGCAGCAAGAGCAATGCGTCCCTTCCCATGCTGGCTCatctcgctgctgctgctgctgctgctgctgccactgccgcTGTCGCGAGCCGCCACCGGCGATTTCAGCCACTGCGGCGGCTGCGACGACGCCGACGAGGGCAGCCTGTGGAGCACCGACAACATCCTGCAGTGCCAGAAAGTCAGCGACTTCCTCATCGCCACCGCCTACTTCTCCATCCCGCTCGAGCTGCTCTACTTCACCACCTGCTCCGACCTCTTCCCCCTCAAGTGGATCGTCCTGCAGTTCGGCGCCTTCATCGTCCTCTGCGGCCTCACCCACCTCATCAACGTCTTCACCTACGAGCCCCACTCCTTCCACCTCGTCCTCGCCCTCACCGTCGCCAAGTTCCTCACCGCCCTTGTCTCCTTCGCCACCGCCATCACGCTGCTCACCCTCATACCGCAGCTGCTCAGGGTCAAGGTCAGGGAGAACTTCCTCAGGATCAAGGCAAGGGAGCTGGACCAGGAGGTGGGCAAGATGAAGAGGCAGGAGGAGGCCAGCTGGCACGTGCGCATGCTCACCCAGGAGATCCGCAAGTCGCTCGACAGGCACACCATCCTCTACACCACCATGGTCGAGCTCTCCAAGACGCTGCACCTGCAGAATTGCGCCGTCTGGATGCCCAACGAGGCCAGGACCCACATGATCCTCACGCATCATCTCAGAGAAAGGGAGATAACCGAGTCGCACAGCGGCTCCATTCCTATCTCTGACCCGGACGTGGTTGAAATAAAGGCGACGAGGGGCGCCAAGGTCCTCGGGGAAGGGTCGGCGCTCGGGACTGCTAGCAGGTGCAATCCTGAGGCAGGGGCTGCGGTCGCTGTGATACGGATGCCGATGCTAAGGGTGTCCAATTTCAAAGGAGGCACCCCGGAAATGATGGAAACGAGCTATGCTATTCTGGTCTTGGTCTTACCCGAGGACGGTTCCCTAGGGTGGGGTGAGCAGGAGCTGGAGATTGTCGAAGTGATCGCCGATCAAGTGGCGGTCGCGCTCTCGCATGCTGCTGTTCTTGAGGAGTCGCAGCTGATGCGAGAGAAGCTTGCTCAGCAGCACAGGGACTTGCTGCAGGCAAAGCATGAGGCTGTGATGGCAACTGAAGCCAGGAATTCCTTTCAGAGTGCCATGTATGACGGGATGCGCAGACCGATGCACTCGGTCCTTGGTCTCGTCTCGATGATGCAACAGGAAAGCATGAATCCAGAGCAAAGGCTCGTGATGGACGCCATCGTCAAGACAACCAGTGTTGCCTCGACGTTGATGAATGATGTCATGCAAACATCGACGATGGACCGTGAGCACTTATCTCTGGTGAGGAGGCCCTTCAGCCTCCACTCCTTGATTAAGGAAGCGGTCAGCGTTGTAAGGTGTCTGTGTGGCTCCAAGGGGGTTGATTTCGAGTTTCAAGTGGAGAATTCTTTGCCCGAAAGGGTCGTTGGCGACGAGAAGAGGGTTTTCCATATTGTCTTGCACATGGTAGGCACTCTGATAAATCAATGCCGTGCGGGCTGCCTCTCTTTGTATGTGAATAGTTACAACGAGATGGATGAGAGGCATAATAATCAGGACTGGATGCTGCTGCGAAGAGCAAACTTTTCTGCCGGATATGTGTGTGTCAAGTTTGAGATTAGGATTAAAAAATCCAGAAACAGCCTTTTGGATGTGTCTGCCAGCCAAATAAGTCAAGAGCCGAACGCTAGCAGTTCGGAGATGGGCCTTAGCTTCAACATGTGCAAGAAGATTGTGCAG ATGATGAATGGTAATATCTGGTCCGTATCAGACCCAGAAGGGTTGAGAGAGACGGTCATGCTGGCTCTCCAGTTCCAGGTGCAACATGTGACCCCTGTCTCAGGAGCATCCTCGGACCTATACCGATTATCACCGATCCCCAACTTCAACGGGCTCCATGTCCTCCTGGTGGACGGTGATGACACCAACCGAGCGGTCACCCACAAGCTCCTGGAGAAGCTCGGGTGCCGAGTCTTTTCGGTCAGCTCGGGCATCCAGTGCATGACCTCCTTTGCAGGCGGCGAGTCGTCCTTCCAGCTGGTGCTTCTGGACCTGACGATGCACACGATGGACGGGTTCGAGGTGGCCCTCGCGATCCGCAAGTTCAGGAGCAACAGCTGGCCGCCGCTGATCGTGGCCCTCGCGGCGAGCTCGGATGACAACGTCCGGGACCGGTGCCAGCGGTCGGGGATAAACGGTCTGCTCCAGAAGCCCGTCACGTTGGCGGCCCTGGGGGATGAACTGTATAGAGTCCTTCAGCACAACTGA